The Sphaerochaeta sp. nucleotide sequence AAGTTTGCAAAGACAAACCCTGAACTCTTTAAAACAGTTTTTATTCTGTCCGCTAATGAAGGAGGTATGGAACTTGAGCGACTCATAGATAAACCTCTCGCAGAGTTCACATTAGCACCCAATGACGCAAAACATTTTATTAGGGCATATAGTGCTGCTGTTTTTGGATATATACAACTGGAGAACCTAGGATATTTTAAAAATGCTACAGGGACAGATGCAAGTTTTATTGCAATGGTGGCATTGCTTGTTGCATCCCTCACTCCCGCGAAAAAAGTGAATTAAGCAAAATTGATGCCCTCTTTTTTCAAGAGGGCATCACAAATGATTAAGAAAGTTTTTAACTTTCTATTTTACTGTAAAAGTAACAGGCTGGCTCCAAGAAACACCATCGCTATCTGTGACTTTGACAGTCGCATCTATTTTATCTCCTGGCTGTCCACTCACCAACACCAAGAAGCTTCCTTCTCGTTTTTCCTGTGGACGGATATATCTTGCTGAAAGATTGGAAGAGAGAACACGCAAACTTTGGTTGGTACTCTCCAATGTTACCGTAACACCACTCAATGTTTCGTTTCCCTGGTTACTCAGAGTGAACAAAACAGAAACCTGTTCGCCAGCAGGAATCGTCAAATTCTTATAATATTTGGTATTGATTGCATCAAAACGAATCGACTTCCAGGATGCACTATAAGAAGCGCTTGCTACCCCATCAGGAAGAGAAACGGAATCTGTCGTCAATTTCTCTCCTGTATCATTATTGTACCAGCCATCAAAGATATAGCTTGAATCAGGGGCGACAACAGAAGGAACTTTAGCAGAATTCCCTTGTGTTATCTGACTTAGGTTCGTAACTGAATCAGAGAATTTAATTCCATCTTGGAAAATTGCATAA carries:
- a CDS encoding TetR/AcrR family transcriptional regulator translates to MAQKRISKDIIVHGATEMIEEMGYGNFSLHELAYRLGVKPSSLYNHMKNLEDLKKAISLCAIEQLQNVVHTAGEGKEGKEALVSIAIAIRKFAKTNPELFKTVFILSANEGGMELERLIDKPLAEFTLAPNDAKHFIRAYSAAVFGYIQLENLGYFKNATGTDASFIAMVALLVASLTPAKKVN